A single window of Oreochromis aureus strain Israel breed Guangdong linkage group 5, ZZ_aureus, whole genome shotgun sequence DNA harbors:
- the mych gene encoding myelocytomatosis oncogene homolog translates to MLESFTQSQDWLCSEPLLFDDEFCQSLMKDLQALPTPPQSPPMKSGLGGDKPLSKEDQLSYVSDILLEDHDMQLNWHCDFFHSDDAEKEGELNQPCSEEAEDCLWQCLAAEEKLVSSILGCSPVLSDIDTRIFEEIAGSTLDCQSLMEAPEPSEATSDYGSVGGELSTYSSSDSEEEIDVVTVVRCSSSSSPEPSLAERQQKQEEEQRARQRYRFEIQLQHNYAAPCPASPPPSNKRARGSDGPSRFHCLSRSSSSSTSSRHSSRNSTETEDEEERRKTHNVMERQRRNELKNCFMRLRDNVPELSHNDKASKVVILKKARDCIYSLEDESHRLQTRKDKLKAKQEQLKARLEQLRR, encoded by the exons ATGTTGGAAAGTTTCACTCAGTCGCAGGACTGGCTTTGTTCAGAGCCGCTGCTCTTTGATGACGAGTTCTGCCAAAGCCTGATGAAAGACCTCCAGGCATTACCGACACCTCCACAGTCGCCCCCCATGAAGTCTGGGCTGGGTGGCGATAAGCCTCTGTCCAAGGAGGACCAGCTCAGCTACGTGTCGGATATTCTACTGGAGGACCATGACATGCAGCTCAACTGGCACTGTGACTTCTTCCACTCTGATGATGCTGAGAAAGAAGGCGAGCTTAACCAGCCCTGCTCTGAGGAAGCTGAGGACTGCCTCTGGCAGTGCCTGGCAGCCGAGGAGAAGCTCGTCTCCTCAATACTCGGCTGCAGCCCCGTACTATCTGACATTGATACCCGCATCTTTGAGGAGATCGCCGGCTCCACACTTGACTGCCAGAGCCTTATGGAAGCTCCGGAGCCCAGTGAAGCTACATCAGACTACGGATCAGTTGGTGGCGAGCTGTCCACATATTCATCTAGTGACTCTG aGGAGGAAATTGATGTGGTGACTGTGGTCCGCTGTTCCTCAAGTTCCTCCCCTGAGCCTTCATTGGCTGAACGTCAGCAGAAGCAAGAAGAGGAACAACGCGCTCGCCAGCGATACCGCTTTGAAATCCAGCTACAGCACAACTACGCTGCTCCCTGCCCTGCATCACCGCCGCCGTCGAACAAGCGCGCACGAGGGAGCGATGGCCCATCACGCTTCCACTGCCTTTCACGCAGCTCTTCTTCTTCAACCTCATCGCGTCACTCATCCCGAAACTCAACAGAgacagaggatgaggaggagcgGAGAAAGACTCACAATGTCATGGAGAGGCAACGCCGCAACGAGCTAAAGAACTGTTTCATGCGCTTGCGCGACAACGTGCCTGAGCTGTCGCACAATGACAAGGCATCTAAGGTGGTGATCTTGAAGAAAGCCAGAGACTGTATTTATAGTTTAGAGGATGAGTCCCACAGACTGCAAACCAGGAAAGATAAACTTAAAGCCAAACAGGAACAGCTGAAAGCCAGACTAGAGCAGCTCCGTAGGTAA